Part of the Cynocephalus volans isolate mCynVol1 chromosome 11, mCynVol1.pri, whole genome shotgun sequence genome is shown below.
CCCCACCCTCAGTGTCCAGCTTTCCACAAAGATGTGGGCTGGGCTGTCTGGAGGCACAAGGTGATTCCCCAACACCCTTGATTGGGCCTTGGTCCTTTGATTGGGACTGTGTGACCAGTAATGCTTCCATTGAGGGGTTCCAGTCGTGAGGCTTCCTCATGACTCAATTTCCAGTGGGTTTTAAGCAGTGTTGGGTTTTCCACGTGGGGGGGTTCCACGTCAGATCTTGTGTCTCACTGGCCCCTTGCCTCTCCCTGCCACGGTAACATCAGCCACACTTTTAGATCTCAAAATGCTCCTGTAAATGCTCCCTCTCCAGGCCCTCCCCGCCCTCCCCTAACCTCCATCTCTGTTCCCATGATTGTTTCTACCTCTTTACTGTTGTCCACATTCTTCCCTCCACCTGGAACATCCTTATCCAGAAGCCTCCAGCCCCACCTCTTTCCTGCAGCTTTCCTTGACTGTCATTTGACTAAAGCCCTTGGTGCTGTTCTTCATGTATGGTCTGTGAATAAGTTTCAGTATGTTTGTGAACTTCTCTCCCCCCATGGACCTGCTACGTCCTCTCTCACACCCCAGCCTTTGTGGGACTGTTCCATCTATCTGGAAGTCCCTCTTGTCCTCTGTCCCAGACTTCCAGCCCcatcccaacacacacacatacgtattaCCTTACGAACCCTCTTCCCAGAAGTATGCAGACACTTCCTGGGACCCACTTAGTTGACAATTACTCATGCATGGCCTTGCCCTCTTCTGCAGATGGCTCAACTGCATTAGACATTCCTCTCTCACCCAAGGCAGAAGCTTTTTGATGTCAGGGACTCATGAACCACATCCTTTATCCTCCCCCACTCCACACCCTTCCCAACACACATACAAGGTGTGCACACCCgtgtacacacgcacacacactcatacacacccTGGCTGTCCTTCCTCATTCTCTACCTCAGCGATGAGCATTGTCATTCTGTCAGGTGCTCTCTGTTCCCATTCCTTCAGGTAACCACTTAGACATCGCTTCTTCCAGAAAGCCTTCCTCAAATGACACCATCCCCCTGGATGAGGCTCCTCTGCTCACTCCTTCCAAGGAACCCCATGCCATCTCTGTCATGGGATTTGTTTCACTGTGCTCTAGTGGCTGTCTATTGGTGTCACTCACTAAATGATGTCTTCTGCGAGGGAGGGATACCGGCTATCTTACTACCAAATGAAaggcattcaataagtatttgttgtattatttaataaatagaacTGTGGATAAATGGTTGGATGAATGGATCTGagcaaaacaaaactggaaaggAAAATCTCTTGCAGCATAACCATACCATGCCTCCCAACACCACACTCAAGTTGCTTTGGGGTCACCCAGGCAACTTAAGTCTCCTTGGAGTGGGTGTCGTTGTTTTGACTAGATTCTCAGGAGTTTGGTGTCTGGGTCTTTATGGATTTGGGTTTGGTGATgaggcctgggctggggctgagggTTAAGGTAAGGCTTGGGCATAGGGTTGGGGGTGGACATAGATCTGGTCTGAGGTTGTGAATAGGGTTGGGGACAGGAAGGAGCTGAGAATGAGTCTAAGAGTGGACATCAGGATAGAGCTAAGAGCTGGCTGAGGCTGGGCTGATAACCGGGATGGGGCTGGATCTGGGATGCGTGtgaggctgggctggggcctgggctAGGGTTGGAGATGTGGCTAGGGTTGTGATATAGCTGGAGGTGAAGCTTTCTCTGCATTAACTCCCTCTTCTTTCAGTATCTGGGGTTCTGAAGAGCCTCCCAGAAGTAAagctggagggagagctgggcGGATCAGTTCTCATCGAGTGCCCACTTCCTGTAATGAACGTGAGAATATATCTGTGCCGGGAGATGGCTAAATCTGGAGTGTGTGCTACCGTGGTGTCCAACACCAACTTTGTCAAAGAGGAATACAGGAGCCGCGTCACTCTGGAGCTGTGCCAAGACAAGAATCTGTTCCTAGTGGAGGTGACAAAGCTGACCAAAAGTGACAGCGGAGTCTATGCCTGTGGGGTGGGCGTGAACACAGACTGGGCCAAGACCCTGCAAGTCACCCTGAGTGTCCACAATGGTAGGTGCCCCAGCTGGCTGACTGGAGGCTCAGACCACCCAGAAACATTTCCACTCAGGAATATTGGGACAGTCATCTAACAGTCCCCCAAACTTTTATGCTATTGCCATAATAGCCAGTCCAATTATAATTGGGATCTACATAGCTGAAACCTCATAGTCAATTAACTTTGTGGTCCATGGAATTTTCTGTCCAAAGTGGATGAAAGGAACAAGTTAGGAGCTCTGTTGCTGCCCATCCTACCCAGGGCATGAGGGGAATGGGGGCTTCAGATAGAGGAGAGGCTTTGAGACTGGAAGAAATGGGAAGCAAAAGGACATAATTGTCCCATGAGAAATGTCAgggatgaatatttaaaaaagacaCCCATTTATTAAGCTATATTTGTAGGCCATACTTGTTACTTGATGGTctgatcttttatttctcttgaatcctgcttttctgcttttcttcactGACTTCCCTACACACATGCAGCACTAATTCAACAGCCTATAATCCCAATGGCCTCTGATGGTTTTGCAGGGAATATTGACTGAGGTAGGGGGAAAGGATATTTCTTTAAGGAAAGCCCCAGCCCAGTCCCTTTTCCACTCCTCTCAGTGGACTCTGTCTTCATCCCGTCACTGCCATCCACCCTGGCTGACTCAGCTTCAGTGTACACCAGCAGTCCCTTCCCCAAGCCTCAGTCTCCCCCTAGAGACCACCAACATGTTCTTGCTTCCAACAGAGTATGAGCCATTCTGGGAAGAGGAGCCGACACCTGAGCCTCcaaaattgtttcaaaaatttcTGCGCCTGCAGATGTCCTTTTGGCAGATGTCTGCACATGCCAGTTCTGAATTCATATCCAAAGGTCAGTTCACGAAAGTGAGGGTGGGAGAGGTAGGGGATGCTGTGGCATTGTGAAAATGGGGGACGGTGTGTGTGTCCTGTTCATAGAGTGGCTGGCAAAGCAGAGCTGAGTCTCAGATGTGTGTTTCCCTGCCTTGGGAACGTGAACCTCCCTGAGATCTGCTTTCCATATCCTTCAAACCTATCCTGCAGCCAGGACATCCAGCCCTCACTGCAGAACCTAAACATGACCACCAGGTGGCACCACAAGTAACAAAGTTTGCGCTCCATTCACAAAATCTAGCTTTTTAATGAATGACGGACGAAACCAACACTGGGCAGACGTTTCCCAGCTGGAGGTCATCATGCCTCCTGCTCCTCACAGGGCTGTATTCTACCTGCTGGCATCTAGTGATTTTAATAACTCTATCCAGCAATTAAAAGACGAATGATGAGCATATGATAcctttacatttcttttatttttttttattttaacatttaattgtgcatatttctggggaacagtgtgttgtttcaatgcatgcatacaGTGTACATCGGtccacttagggtagatagcatagcttcaTATCCGTTAACCCACCacttcccctgccccaccctctctccactctggcctctggtaaccactattctactctctacttctatgagaaccacctttttttcctttttctttttttagatttcacatatgagtgaggtcatgtggtatttgtctttctgtgcctggctcatttcacttaacatgatggtctatagttccatccatgttgctgcacatgacaggatttcttttaaatatatatatatatatatacatctgaATAATATCCTATTATGTATACATAGCACAGgggttttttaatccattcatcagttgatggggatttaggttggttccttcttttggctattgtgaatagtgttgcaatgaatgTGGGCGTGCAGgagtctctttgatatattgatttcacttcctttggatatataccgaGTAGCAggacccagcagtgagatagctgggttgtaaggtagatctatttttagttctctgaggaagctTCATACTGTTTACTGTTTTCCACGATGTCTGTACCAACTTATGTTCCCTccaacaatgtagaagggttcccttttctctgcatccttgccagcatttgttatattctgtcttgttgataatagccattctaactggagtgaggtggtatctcatcatggttttaatttgcatttccctgatgattagtgatattgagcagttttgttcttttttctttcttttttttttttttaagatgactggtaaggggatcttaacacttgacttggtgttgttgtcagcaccacgctctcccaagtgagctaattggccatccctatatatagggatccgaactcgtaCCCTTggtgttctcccaagtgagccatgggccagcccattgAGCAGTTTTTAatgggtctgttggccatttgcatgtcttcttttgagaaatgtctgttcaggttcctttgcccttttttaattgctttggttttttgctgttgagttgagttccttatatattctggatattagccccttgtctgatatgtagtttgcaaacactttctcccattttgtaggtcatctcttcattttgttgtgtcctttgctgtgcagaaacgttttggtttgatgtagtctttttttttcttttgccttagTTCCCTGTGCCTTTTATAGTGTACCCATTCCCATTTCGTAtggtgtttcccctatgttgtcttctagcagtttcatagttttaggtcttaaatttaggtccttaatccattttgagttgatttttgtgtatggtgagagagatacaggtctagtttcaatcttctccaagtggatatccagttttcccaccacccagttttcccatttgttgaagaggctgtcctttccccagtgtacatTTTTGGCACCTTCATTGAAAATCAGTTGGATataaatgcatgggtttatttttgggctctctattctgttataTTGCAAtacctttacatttttatatcatttcCCAGTTTTAAACGCATTTTGACATGCAATATTTTCATCATATCTTTACATATACCCTGTGAGGTTGATACATTAATTACACAAGGGGATCCTGCTGGGTACCAAGAGGGACAGTGTAACTGAGCAAATCATTTAACCAAGGTTGTGACTGATAGGTATGGGATGGGGGAGAATAGATAACCACACAAAATAGCACAAGACAGAGTGGGAATAGAACTACAAACAAAGCCTTCCCCCTGTCCAGAGGAGGGCAAGCGCTTCTGCCTAGGAAGTCAtgaaaggcttcctggaggaaatggTATCTGAAGCAAATATATATAGAATTGACTAGGTATCTATCACATGCTCAGAAGGCGTTTCAGGCCATGAGGACTGCAAGAATAAAGGTAGTCTGGGTGAAAGGGAAGAGTGTATTGAGAAAAGCGATGGTGACCCAATCCTGTTGGAAACTAGAGTGTATATATGAGAGGTCactttttccttctgtctcttgCAGTTACCACACCAGCTCAAAGGACAGAGGCTCCTCCAGCCAACCACACCTCCCCCACCACCCTAATCAGACACTACCCTCGAGTTTCCAGAGCATCTTCAGTACCAGCTGCCAATCCCTCAACCCTACTGCCATCCACCACAGCTTCAAAGACCCCAACTTGGGAGGGGCTGCTCAGGCCCCAGACAGCCAGCTACAACCACCACATCAGGCTGCACAGGCAGAGGTAAGAGGCCTCCACAGTTCAGGAGGGGCTGGAACCCAGGCAAGGTAGGCTAGAGCTAGGAGACCCACTGAAATGTTCCTGCAATGTCCACTATTAGAGACCTTCTTGGCTTTGTCTCTAGAAGGCCACTGTGAAATATACTACCCATGAGTATAGCACATTAACTCATTAGTGCCATTAACAAGAATATCTTGTCAATGCCCCAGCATTGACACTGTAGAAAGAGACTCAAGTCTTTCAGTAACTCAGATTCATTCAAACCTGTTTTGATGGGAAGAACAAAACgagaataaaattagaatgaACTATTCTCctattcaatattaaaattactttcatCTGTGATCGCATATATTTCTATATCGGACAGCACTCGTCTAAAGGCCGGGGTGCAGCTCAGGGAAGTACTGCAATTGACCACTAGGGGGCAGCATTATAGCATAGTCCAAAGAAAACCTGTAGTAATTGGAATTATTTGTGCCTAAGCAAAGACAAACATGTTAGTGAGGAAAGGAACCTCCAACATCATTTGGGTtctatagatggggaaactggggcCATGTGAGCTAAGTGGTTTCAAATATAATCAGGACTCCTAATTCAGCAAATCACACCAACCTACCTACTATTGGAGAAGATACCAAGTAAATTCAACCAACCACTGTTAGtctctaccatgtgccaggcattgtgctatgTTCTGAAgatgtaaaaagataaaaacatgcaATATTCAGGTCTTACTAACACAGGTCTGACTGTGATAAAGTTTGTAATAGGCATGAAAATAAGAATTAAGAACACAGAGCACGAAAAAATTGATTCTGGCTTGCCAAGATTGGGGAAGAAAAGAGGACTTACACACTGTCCCTTTAAGAAAGTAAGATTTCGATATGTCGAGAAAATGAAGAGGAGACCTTCTAGGCAGAGGAAGCACTGTGCGATAAACATCCTGTCTTCCAAAGTTACAAGAaactaactcatttaatatttCCAATAATCTTGTGAGAAAACCGAAGTGCAGACATTGTAAGGGGAACCGGCATTTATTGAACCCTACTATAGGCCAGGTGCATTAAATT
Proteins encoded:
- the FCMR gene encoding immunoglobulin mu Fc receptor; this encodes MDLLLWSLYFLPVSGVLKSLPEVKLEGELGGSVLIECPLPVMNVRIYLCREMAKSGVCATVVSNTNFVKEEYRSRVTLELCQDKNLFLVEVTKLTKSDSGVYACGVGVNTDWAKTLQVTLSVHNEYEPFWEEEPTPEPPKLFQKFLRLQMSFWQMSAHASSEFISKVTTPAQRTEAPPANHTSPTTLIRHYPRVSRASSVPAANPSTLLPSTTASKTPTWEGLLRPQTASYNHHIRLHRQRAFDYGSQSGREGPGFHILIATFLGLILIALLGLVMKRAIQRRKALSRRVRRLAVRIRAPEASRRPGSLRPLASQRPHSQNNVYSACPRRARGPDAAGESEAPLPGPGSSAPAPPQVSEGPWLPAPSLKTSYEYVGFYHQPAATMEDNDSDDYINIPSLTHPPSCPLGPDLGANESCLSVDF